One genomic window of Plasmodium cynomolgi strain B DNA, scaffold: 0237, whole genome shotgun sequence includes the following:
- a CDS encoding hypothetical protein (putative): protein VLDAQDGSAMSDMKNVANRGDSAPNSHNDTAFTINLEDAKIIQECTHEFLINEKAKIREIGLNYFVNSFEDSNTSGEVVHLRNDITGINIWMCCFMISKWISD from the exons GTTCTGGACGCGCAGGATGGGAGTGCAATGAGTGACATGAAAAATGTAGCCAACCGTGGGGACAGCGCACCCAATAGCCACAACGACACAGCGTTCACGATAAATTTAGAggacgcaaaaataattcaggAGTGCACCCATGAGTTTCTCATCaacgaaaaggcaaaa ATAAGAGAAATTGGGCTAAACTATTTTGTGAATTCATTTGAGGATAGTAATACATCAGGAGAAGTGGTCCATTTGCGTAATGACATCACCGGGATTAATATTTGGATGTGCTGCTTCATGATAAGCAAATGGATCTCCGACTT